Within Lolium rigidum isolate FL_2022 chromosome 5, APGP_CSIRO_Lrig_0.1, whole genome shotgun sequence, the genomic segment GAGACGTCACCGCCTACCTCGCCCGGCTGGACGCCGTCGGGTCCCGCACCGTGGACGAGCTGCTGCAGTCCGAGGCGGCGCAGGGCCGGCCCGTGCACGCCGTGGTGTACGACGCGTTCGTGCAGCCGTGGGCGCCAGGCGTGGCGAGGCGGCGCGGCGCCGCCTGCGCGTCCTTCTTCACGCAGGCGCCCGCCGTGAACGTGGCGTACGCGCACGCCTGGGCTGGGCGGATTAAGGCGCCGTTAGTCGGCGAGGTGCCGCCGGGACTGCCCGGGCTGCCGGCCGGGCTCGAGCCGGCCGACTTGCCGACGTTCTTGACCGTGCCCGACGACTGCCCCGCGTACCTGGACCTGCTGGTGAGCCAGTTCGTGGGCCTCGACGCCGCCGACCACGTCctcgtgaactccttccatgagcTGCAGCCGCAGGTAGGTGATAAGCTTATCGATTACTACCTCCAATCCAAAGTTTAAGCTTAAGGTGTTACTTTTTAAATGTCAGTGAAGTTCGACTAAACTTGTAAACGAAGTTATCAACAATATCATATAGAAATATATTTagtcatattaattttgtattttacatgttaacAATTTTTTGGTAAAAAATTAGTTAAACttgatatagtttgactttctaaaaataacatAAATTTAAGGTTTGGGCTGGGTAGTACTTACGGTCACTAGCTCACTTTCGCTCGCTGCCGCTTATTACTGAGACATTGACATCTTTGAAGGAATCGGAGTACATGGCGTCGATGTGGGGCGCCAAGACGGTGGGCCCGACGGTGCCGTCGGCGTACCTCGACAACCGCCTGCCGGAGGACGTCTCCTACGGCTTCCACCTGCACACGCCGACGACAGGCACGACGAAGGCGTGGCTGGACGCCCAAGCCCCGCGCTCCGTCGCGTACGTCTCCTTCGGCAGCATCGCGGCGCCGGGGCCAGAACACATGGCCGAGGTGGCGGAGGGCCTTTACAACAGCGGCAAGGCGTTCCTGTGGGTCGTGAGGGCCTTGGAGACCTCGAAGATCCCCGAGGGCTTTGCCGACAGGGCCGGCGGGAGGGGCCTCATCGTGACATGGACGGCGCAGCTGGAGGTGCTGGCGCACGGCGCCGTCGGGTGCTTCGTGACGCACTGCGGCTGGAACTCCACGACGGAGGCGCTGGGCGCCGGCGTGCCGATGGTGGGAATGCCGCAGTGGTCGGACCAGCCGACGAACGTGAAATACATCGAGGACGTGTGGCGCGTCGGCGTGCACGCGCGGCAGGACGACGGCGGGGTGGTGAGGAGGGAGGAGGTGGAGAGGTGCGTGAGGGCGGTGATGGAGGGAGAGAGGAGCAAGGAGTACACGCGGAATGCCCTCGAGTGGAAGGAGAAGGCCAGAAGCGCCATGGGTGAAGGTGGCAGCTCCGACAGGAACATCACGGAGTTTCTTCGTGAACTCAGG encodes:
- the LOC124654610 gene encoding UDP-glucosyltransferase UGT13248-like, whose amino-acid sequence is MAAAASEHGSELHVLLLPYPSQGHINPILQFGKRLASHTGVRCTLAVTRFLLGQGRDPSPGAVHLAEISDGFDVGGFAEAAGDVTAYLARLDAVGSRTVDELLQSEAAQGRPVHAVVYDAFVQPWAPGVARRRGAACASFFTQAPAVNVAYAHAWAGRIKAPLVGEVPPGLPGLPAGLEPADLPTFLTVPDDCPAYLDLLVSQFVGLDAADHVLVNSFHELQPQESEYMASMWGAKTVGPTVPSAYLDNRLPEDVSYGFHLHTPTTGTTKAWLDAQAPRSVAYVSFGSIAAPGPEHMAEVAEGLYNSGKAFLWVVRALETSKIPEGFADRAGGRGLIVTWTAQLEVLAHGAVGCFVTHCGWNSTTEALGAGVPMVGMPQWSDQPTNVKYIEDVWRVGVHARQDDGGVVRREEVERCVRAVMEGERSKEYTRNALEWKEKARSAMGEGGSSDRNITEFLRELRSRKYYEQSSEAEHL